A segment of the Falco naumanni isolate bFalNau1 chromosome W, bFalNau1.pat, whole genome shotgun sequence genome:
TTCTGTGGTTGTTGGAAAGGAACGTCGAGATTGTCCGATTGTGCTGCCTTTCAGCATGACAGGGGCAGCGGTCATGGGGGCACAGGTTTCTCTGGGAAAGGTGTAGCTTGAATTCAGGACACGTTGAGTGAACCACAAACCCAAAGCTGAGCAAATGCTTTACTGCTAGGCGGTATATAATGCAGGTGGAGAGAGATTTCACTTATTTTGGTTAGTTTTGGGTAGGATTATAATTACTTTTGCATTTAGTGTGCTGTTTTAAGCACTGATACTTCAtctctaatttttctttctgagcctGTTCTCTCCCCTTTATAATTCCCTTGCAGAGATAGTTACATTGTGCATAGCTTACTTTTGTAGCTTGTTTTCTCATTGCTTCCTCTGAGGTGCCATATGTGACATTTTAGAAGGAATTTATCCTTTGGGTTCCCGCTTTTTTTGATTAGCAGCCAAAGAGGAGCTACGAAAAGTATAAATACTTAaagttctttgttttgctggttGGAAAGATATAGCCAtcaggtaaaaaaagaaagatatgcTAGAGATGCAAATTCAGTAAAGGAAGACATGCTGAGGGTTAGAAAAGTAGGTAGTGTAACCCAAAAAAGTATTGTTAATTATTCttcattctttaatttttttttctgtgagtgcTTCTTTTAAACTGAGTTTGTAACAAAAAGAATAGGATccagggaagagagaggagcGCTTTTACTCGCATTGTAACTTGGAGAGATGTGTTAATAGGAACTCTGTGTTGCTAGAATACTCGAGAGACTGCCCAGGCCATCAAGGGCATGCACATTCGCAAGGCCACCAAGTACCTGAAGGATGTCACCCTGAAGAAGCAGTGTGTTTCCTTCCGTCGCTACAACGGGGGAGTTGGTAGATGCGCCCAGGTGAGGTCCGAGGTGAAAATGTGGGATGGATAATGTGGCTgcttgagagagaaaaatgatgTTGACATGGCGTGGAGAGTAGTTTCATTATCACTGATAATGTATTAAAATGTAAGAAGGAAAGAGCTACCCTTAATTCCAGTGCAGCAAGTATTGCATCTACTTGACCGTCAAGTTATTGAtcaaatttaattattttggtaTGCAGCCTTAATAAAAGGGGATGTAGCAGCACCTTAACGGTATGTAAAGGGCAAGTTGTGCTGTACCGgcacaaaaccccaaccctttTCTTCTTGTAGGCCAAGCAGTGGGGCTGGACACAGGGACGCTGGCCCAAGAAGAGCGCCGAGTTCTTGCTGCAcatgctgaaaaatgcagagagCAACGCTGAGCTCAAGGTAAGCTGTGTAGATGTTACTAAATGTAAGGAATTGATGTCATGCTATGTCTCAGCACTCCAAACTCTGTGTCTCTAATGTGGAGGGCCAGATAAGGCCTGTTTTGTTGATGAAGCTGAGTTGTATAGAGGTGTACCATTAGTGTGAGTTAGAATTaggctttgtgtgtgtgggttgAGTTAAAATGTGAGTAAGAATTTTTCACAGGGAGCTAGTTTGTGCGTGGTTATCAGCTGTTTAGAATAAATGTGGTTTAGAGCTCTTAAAACCTACAAAGTGAAATCTGTGGGCTCTTGGGTCAGTTTGTATCTTTGTAATACACTCTGTGTTTAACTTGATAACCTCGATGGCGGTGATGACTTATCTTAGGACACCTTTGGAATAACCATGAAAAGATAATTCCTTCTGAGCCATTGGCATTGTTGAAAATTCATTGTGAAATGTGGAAGAGTGGCTTGTGTTTCTCTTGACTCCTGCCATGCTCAACTGCTTTATTTGCCAGGGGTTGttatttacttgtttgttttgttgttgtatttGAAAACTCACAAGTTTGATTTCCCCCTGCCCCGTAGGGTCTTGATGTGGATTCTCTAGTCATTGAGCACATCCAGGTCAACAAGGCTCCCAAAATGCGCCGGCGCACCTACAGAGCCCACGGTAGGATCAACCCCTACATGAGCTCTCCCTGCCACATCGAGATGATCCTCACTGAGAAGGAGCAGATCGTTCCCAAGCCAGAGGAAGAAGttgctcaaaagaaaaaggtgcCAAGTGTCATATCCTTAGTCCTCTTTAGTGTCACTGTCAAGAAATCTGAGTGTTAAGAACTGCGTTTTTCAACTGGAAGGGTTGCTGTGATGACTATCTTAGGACACCTTTGGAATACCCATGAAAATAAGTTATTTCTGACCAACCTCAATATTTATTGTAAAGAAAACGTTGAGAacttgggggcggggggaaacACCCCTTGGTGATTTCTATTCCCCGGGTGGTTTGTTCTGCCCTCCCTCAGGGCAGTCGTGGTGAATCCCTGTGGTTCCTGTGTGCATAGTGGTATGAGCTGTTAGGATAAAATTAGAGTTGACTGCCTCTAAGCAATGTAGTACTTGTAAGTCAGTGGCCTTACATGCAAGGGTGATCGTTTTGCAAACAGGTGAAGAAATTTCCAGCAATTCCTGGTACTACTTTCAAAAGGTGCCTGTAAGCTTGGTTGTAAGGCGCTTTGGGAAGGTGTAGATATAACGCTGTTCTCATCTCTTGTTTTTCAGATATCccaaaagaagctgaagaagcAAAAGCTTATGGCTCGGGAATAAATCTACTACAAGAGGTgtacttaaataaaattataaagtTAAAAATTTGTGTGTGTTCTGGTCTGTCGAGGCTTTTGCTGGCGGTAGTGCCGGCGGCTCTGCTCAGTCTCGGGCCCGCCGGCGCCTGacgcggggctgcggcgggcagggggaggtgTGTAGCTCCACcgtgtgggctgctgctggcgggCGCGTGTCCTTCAGCGGTAAAGCAAGGGGATTTGAAACGGAGCGAGCCGTTCGTCTGCGGGGCCCTGCGGTCGGGCCGGCACCGGGGGactggcgggggcggggcgtGCGGCCACGTGACGCGCGCCCCACTACCTCCCATTGGTGGCGAGACTAACCGGAAGCTGGGGGGGCGTTTCCGGTGCTGCGGCAGCCGGTAACGGCGCTGGGTCGCTGGCGAGCGAGGTGAGTGCAGGGCGGGGCGGCCTTCGTGCCCTCCGACGGGGCCGGGCTGCGCCCCTGAGGGCCCCTCCGCGCTCTGTCGGTGTCCGGGCACGGCTGCCCGGCTGGAGGCGGCTGCCGGGCGGCCTCGCCTCGCCGTTCGCTGCCCTTCTCTGTGGCCATAACGGCTCCGTTAACCGGGAGCGGCCGGGGCAAGGCCTGGAGTATCACAGCTCATGCTGCGGTGTGGGGCACGTTAGTGTCAGCGCGTGTTTGGGAGAACCTCAACGATTCTGAAGATATCTGAGCTCCGGTCTTTATGTCACCGGGAGGGGGAAGCGTCGCTGTCGTTTACCATACTCCGGGGAGACTGGCCcggctgctggggaaggttcTAAGTCTTAACGCTGGCTTACAGGGAAACAGAATTAGAATTATTACATAAATCGGCTCTTCTAGACTAGGTCATCCTTtatgaagaggaggaaaaaaaaacaaacccttttGTGTTTGTAGCCTTTTTTTCCCGTTTCCATAATAGTTGACTAATGAGTGAGTGAAACATGGCAAACAGACCAAATGTGCTTAAATTTGCAATGTCATGCATGTTCTCTCTAATGACCGTCACATATGGTGGCTtacagagagaaacaaaagctcGAATCACAAAGAAATAAGCTTGCTATTAAAATGTGACCATTTGCccttttactaatttttttcttttcccccaaaaaaattaaCTCCCTGCTAACCAGAGGGCAGCATCGccaaatcacagaagaaaataataaattgtattttactaTATCAATACTCAGTTGTTCCACAGAGCCTGGGGCTATAAAAAATCTTTAGGATAGtctaaaaaaatcccaaaccctgAAACTCTGATCCCAAACAAATGTGTCTTCGTTCCCCATCCcagaaagcttttgttttgcttgttaaCTTAAGAATTCAGGTGTCAGCAGCCcagaaaggaggaatgtgaaGGGCAGAGTGTATCTTAATTTATTGCTTATCAGCACTGAAAGGCACAGCTCTAATCCTACTTAATTCCTCTCCCAGTTGCACCTTTCTGCCCCTGTGCTTTGGTTTTcgacttattttttttccttgcagactTCAGGCTGCCGTTTTTGGAGAGAGGGAAGGACTAATTTTCTAATAGGTTGGCCAATTGTCTGGGATTGGTGTGGGATCAAGTGATTCCTCCTGTGCAGGAGGAAGGAAGTCACCTATATTCTCCTTTTCTCAAACCCTGTCTAGgattctctttccctctcccgCAGCCCTGCCCTTCAGTGGTAGCAGGGCATTAGATGGAGTGGAGTCCTGCCATTTCATTTCACCATAAATAAAtagagaatgagaaaaataaaccttttggACCCTCTGTTATAGTGTAGTAAGAACTGGGCTAACATCTGCAGCTCACTGCTTAAACCGTTTTTGTGTgattaaagcaaaaatgcttatttattaACTTGTTTTTCTGAGTTCCTGCTGTAGGACTGACAAATTAATAGCAAACTCCTCTTTTGTTAAAATGTTGAGAACGTTTCCTTTGTTCAGGACTTAAAACACTGGAACACACAGCATTTTTGAAACTTTAACAgttaatatataattaaaaaatctttcacatTTGAATATCAACTGCAATCTATATTCATTAATGTAAGtctgttttcttagtttgtgGCATGCAAACACTGttgttatcgatttgttaataagttaagattgattgactttatttgattgattatttgattttatagaattattttatagaatagaaatatagaaggataaaaatatattttgaggaaaCTTATAATTCctcagtaaaagctgctatgagaccctctgtacatcctgtaccaaggccagaagaatgggctggaatcattgttgaaacttaggtaataatttatggtttgaaaggtttctttgtatctgaccagtcttctgtatgtagaaagtgtattgagatgtcagaatatgagattaatggaaattGGGAAGAGTCgcctggaacagcttgtagttgcctgccaagaaaccgtgaactttagtaaaaggtaattccggcagggggagatcgcgaccaccgactcatataccacctacccaaatcgtaccccagacccatttctagacctttctaagctctactgcgcagaatcggatatgggaggagaatatgttaatgatttatggaaaatattatgattatgcatgaatacttaatgaatatgtatgaataagttctatatatggtgtctgattttgagacttggTGTCCGTTGATCatgagaggactcgctcacgcacccggccgtcaataaagaagtgtctgcttatctacatcacattggtgtcgataagttcttcattcagagatttcggtaacagttttggcgacccagatgggacctcgctgaaggagaccagaggagtcggggacctgatcggttccagccggcaccgaggatttctcggggatacccatcgatccccgatccgtaaggctcttcgcgacgttccctggatatttggtaagacacttcttttttaattgtagtaagtgggtgggagtcccactaaagtaagtaagtaagtgcactagaggaagtgggtaggagtcccactataataatTGTATGGGAAAGAGTGGGatggagtcccaccagtgggttggagtcccactgagtaagtctgcctgtcagacgcggtgaaagctgcgcagggttggactaaaaggatccttgtggaagtggaagcctaggcgtctgcccgtaagatataagcgaaagctattgcagggttggacaaaagtggaaacaagagaaactatatgctatagtgttctctaacaaaaagttagaagaagtttttgtgtttgtggttttgtgtttgtgtattaagaagaaaattaagaggtataatattgtgttatatgtttgtttaaagtaactgtgggaaagtgtgagtgtggctgtaagggtgagacgtatAATTGAGaacgaaagcgagtgtggagtgtggatccgcggatcggagtgacagagttgaataatcGTGTATTGTATTGTGAGTAATTAtaccatggcaactaagttaactcagttgtttaaaagtaaaagcatgggtaatcttgtgTTAAATGATAAAATCCCAAAAAATTCTCCATTGGGATGTTTGTTGGCACATTGGGGGGATTTATATGAGGATTTGCCaaagagccagatgattgagtattgtaataattggtggtcGCTATATATAatggaaaatcaggaaaagtggcccacgaatgggacactgaattataacactattttgcagttaatgttgCACTgtaaaaggaaagggaaatggagtgaaatgccatatgtggatttgttcttttatttgagACAAAGAAAAGACTGGCAGGAggaatgtaagctaactattagagataatttggtaatggctataacttttgataataaagtggaaaaaaaatgttgttcaaATTGTGAGATTGGGAgtggatacaggagcgacatttttttattaaatacctgtaaaggaaaaattggaacaaaaccaggccattcctgcaacctctggatttgaaatttggaaataagataattacacatgaatttttttatgtaccagaatgtctgGTACCCTTGTTAGGTagagatttgttatccaaattaaatgcacaaattgtttttgatGAAGGAGAACTCTTTTTGAAAATACCcgagtcaaaaacgggagaagtcttgatgatacaagaaaaggtaaaggaacaagaaattccaccggaggtggatttggcagtgatccctactgtatgggagacAGATATTCCTCGTaaatcgaaactagcagaacctgttaaaatagatttgaaggaaggcgcaggaacagtgagaattaaacaatatccaatcaaatcagaagtgagacaggaattaaAGAAATTGATAattttttggagtataaaattttagaggaatgtgaatctgagtataatactcctattttaccagtcagaaaaccctCGGGTGAATACAGGCTGGTACAAGATttgagagcagtaaatcaaatagttaaggacATTTgtcctgtagtagcaaacccttatacactgttaacagcattaaggGACACTTATCaatggtttacagtgcttgatttaaaagatgctttcttttgtatacctttggaaaagggaagcagaaaactgcttttgaatgggaaaatcctcaaactgGGCGAAAGATGCTGCTGACATGGACTAGgttaccccaaggatttaaaaacagtccaactatttttggaaatcaattagctaaggaacttgaaatctggaaacaggataaatcaagacctgggcatttactcctacaatatgtggatgacatattGATTGCTACAGAAGGAAGACTtacctgtatacaggtgactattgacctcttgaatttcctgggactaaatgggtacaaggtatccaggaagaaagcccaaatagcctgccagactgtgatatacctgggctttgagatttcaaaagggcaacgacaattaggaaaagatcgcaaagaagctatttgtggtatacctgagccgagaaatattcatgaactcagagcatttttgggaatgactgggtggtgtcatctttggatcatgaactatgggctaatagctaaaccgctgtaTGAGGCCCCAAAGAATTCCccctttgtatggggcccacaacaacaaaaggcttttgtagagttgaaacgtgccttaatatctgcacctgccttgggactgccggatctaaccaaagatttccagctgtttgtacatgaaagacaacaccttgcactgggcgtgttaacccagaggataggaagctggaaacgaccagtcggatatttctctaaacaactggacacagtgagtaaagggtggccaaactgccttcgagcagtggccgcaacagtgatgctcatacaagaagctcggaaattgactttgggaagaacaataacagtctatgttccacacatggtgataactgtcctagaacagaaggggggacattggctgtcccccagctgaatgatgaagtaccaggtggtattgactgaacaggatgatgtgattctaaaaacaactaacctggtaaatcctgcagtgtttttaagttctatacaggaagaaggacaactggaacatgattgcttggctaccatcgagtatgtttattccagtcgtgagGATCTGAAGGATGTACCATTGGAGCAACCGgactgggaattgtatactgatggaagcagctttatggaacaaggagtccgatatgccggatatgcggtaacaacagacaCTACAGTTacagaagcaggagcattggcgagtaccacatcagcacAAAAGGCGGAACTTATTGCTTTAATCCGGGACTTAGAGctaagcaaagacaagaaagtaaatatctggactgattcaaaatatgcctttggggtagtgcatgtccatggggctttgtggaaagagagggggttattgtcctctcaaggatcaaacattaagcatcaaacagaaattttacgattattgcaagcagttcaaaagccggatcaagtagcaatcatgcactgtaaagcacatcagattggaaatacaaaaataatagttggaaataatttagctgataaaacagcaaaaaaggtagcaaagaaacaagcatcgcaaatggcaataattccttctaaaacagtaacccttcctagggaaaaaccgagatattcagaggaagatgacaaattgggtcagttattaaatgctaagaaaaacttagctggatggtggataactcctaatggacaggtagtaattccacctcttttaatgagagagataattcaaacaAGGCATCAAGAATgtcactggggagcagaagctttagtaacatctttatGAAAACAAGTAGTATCAGTTaagatgttgggaatagctaaaatagtaactgcaaagtgtgaagtatgtttgaaaaataatccagtgattaagaaaaaggttcaaatgggtagactgaaatctggtgtagaacctggagattattggcaagtagatttttcagaattacccagacaaaatgggtaccggtacatcctggtaggggttgatacttttacaggatggccagaagcccttccctgtcgcaccacacaagcaaaagaagtggtgaagtggttattacaagaaataattccgagatttggagttcctattggaatttcctctgacagaggtccacactttgttgctgaagtagtccaaagtgttagcaaagtattgggtattaattgggatttacatgcgtcttggagaccacaatctagtgggaaagtggaaaggatgaatcaaactttgaaacgac
Coding sequences within it:
- the LOC121080349 gene encoding 60S ribosomal protein L17-like, translating into MVRYSLDPENPTKSCKSRGSNLRVHFKNTRETAQAIKGMHIRKATKYLKDVTLKKQCVSFRRYNGGVGRCAQAKQWGWTQGRWPKKSAEFLLHMLKNAESNAELKGLDVDSLVIEHIQVNKAPKMRRRTYRAHGRINPYMSSPCHIEMILTEKEQIVPKPEEEVAQKKKISQKKLKKQKLMARE